A stretch of the Medicago truncatula cultivar Jemalong A17 chromosome 5, MtrunA17r5.0-ANR, whole genome shotgun sequence genome encodes the following:
- the LOC11424782 gene encoding probable serine/threonine-protein kinase WNK11, whose amino-acid sequence MPAENWDGEVEPFAEVDPTGRYGRYNDLLGSGAVKRVYRGFDQEEGIEVAWNQVKLRNFSNDPVLINRLHSEVELLRNLSNKYIIVCYSVWKDDERGNINFITEVCTSGNLRDYRKKHRHVSIKAFKKWSKQVLEGLEYLHTHDPCIIHRDLNCSNIFVNGNIGQVKIGDLGLAAIVGRTHAAHSILGTPEYMAPELYEEDYTEMVDIYSFGMCLLEMVTMEIPYSECDSVAKIYKKVTMGIKPQALSNVREPEVKAFIEKCIAQPRARPSATDLLKDPFFFELNSDEESTLIT is encoded by the exons ATGCCTGCTGAGAATTGGGATGGAGAAGTAGAACCATTTGCTGAAGTTGATCCAACAGGAAGATATGGTCGTTACAATGATTTACTTGGTAGTGGAGCTGTGAAGAGAGTATACAGAGGTTTTGATCAAGAAGAAGGAATTGAAGTTGCATGGAATCAAGTTAAACTTCGGAATTTCAGCAACGATCCTGTCCTTATCAATCGTCTTCATTCTGAGGTTGAATTGCTCAGAAATCTCAGTAACAAGTATATCATTGTTTGTTACAGTGTGTGGAAAGACGATGAACGTGGTAATATCAATTTTATTACTGAGGTTTGTACTTCCGGGAACCTTAGGGATTATAGGAAGAAACATCGACATGTTTCGATTAAGGCGTTTAAGAAATGGTCAAAACAAGTTCTTGAAGGATTGGAGTATCTTCATACACATGATCCCTGTATTATCCACAGAGATCTTAATTGCAGTAATATCTTTGTTAATGGGAACATTGGCCAG GTAAAAATTGGTGATCTGGGATTGGCTGCAATAGTAGGAAGGACCCATGCAGCACATTCAATTTTAGGGACTCCTGAGTACATGGCACCTGAGCTGTATGAGGAAGATTACACTGAAATGGTAGACATATACTCATTTGGAATGTGTTTGCTTGAAATGGTTACAATGGAGATACCATATAGTGAATGTGACAGTGTAGCCAAGATATACAAAAAGGTTACAATGGGAATTAAGCCTCAAGCCTTGAGCAATGTCAGAGAACCAGAAGTGAAGGCATTCATTGAGAAATGCATTGCACAACCAAGGGCAAGACCTTCAGCTACTGATCTTCTTAAGGATCCTTTCTTTTTTGAACTCAACAGTGATGAAGAATCAACACTTATCACTTGA
- the LOC11419644 gene encoding probable WRKY transcription factor 20 — MVLSQQNVDHNDSPSEVQHRVNHQREIILSRETNDVAMACELVLSHSSPLMQHSQSPNTPSRELPLIQSNQYTRSIIREMVRKDGYKWKKYGEKNIKKNEHKRAYYKCTHSDCQAKKKFHWSNDGTVEYFSYTNPHNHPNPQSSIVPPIDHVLPIVEHGPHLPYLAGVEVQDNNTNATRASVLTGEPHLVVQTSSANEVVNDAYRWRKYGRKMVNGKTIQRLNEHDTPSEKSDAKLGHIRLK, encoded by the exons ATGGTTTTGTCGCAACAAAATGTTGATCACAATGATTCTCCTTCTGAAGTACAACATCGAGTGAATCATCAGAGGGAGATCATATTGTCACGAGAGACTAATGATGTAGCTATGGCTTGTGAGTTGGTATTATCACATTCTTCACCACTCATGCAACACTCGCAGAGCCCTAATACTCCTTCACGTGAGTTACCTCTGATACAATCTAATCAATACACTCGCTCAATCATACGTGAAATGGTAAGAAAAGATGGATATAAGTGGAAAAAATATGGTGAGAAAAACATTAAGAAGAATGAACATAAAAGAGCCTATTACAAATGCACACATTCAGATTGTCAGGCAAAAAAGAAATTTCATTGGTCAAATGATGGGACCGTCGAATATTTCAGTTACACCAATCCGCACAATCATCCTAATCCTCAATCAAGCATTGTACCACCAATTGATCATGTTCTTCCTATTGTTGAACACGGACCACATCTACCCTATTTGGCCGGTGTGGAAGTTCAAG ACAACAATACTAATGCTACTAGAGCTAGCGTGTTAACTGGTGAACCTCACCTTGTTGTTCAGACTTCAAGTGCAAATGAAGTTGTAAATGATGCATATCGCTGGCGCAAATACGGAAGAAAAATGGTTAATGGAAAAACAATTCAAAG ATTAAATGAGCATGATACTCCCAGTGAAAAGTCTGATGCAAAACTTGGCCACATCAGACTTAAATAG
- the LOC11418702 gene encoding scarecrow-like transcription factor PAT1, producing the protein MQASEQHRSSSMYYQPLQQIEAYCLPQYRNLNHQLYNNDGGQATQFSAPTSSDLYYCTLESSSAAGSFAVYNSPSTVSFSPNDSPMSQQESQSYPSDKYHSPDNTYGSPMSGSCITEDLSSFKHKLRELESVMLGPDSDNLDSYDSAISNGTNFASLEMDSWRQTMVAISSKNLKHILTACAKAIADNDLLMAQWLMDELRQMVSVSGEPIQRLGAYMLEGLVARLSASGSSIYKSLRCKEPESAELLSYMNILYEVCPYFKFGYMSANGAIAEAMKNEARVHIIDFQIAQGSQWISLIQAFAARPGGPPHIRITGIDDPTSAYARGGGLHIVEKRLSKLARHFKVPFEFHAAAISGCDVQLHNLAVRPGEALAVNFAFMLHHMPDESVSTQNHRDRLLRLVKSLSPKVVTLVEQESNTNTAAFFPRFLETMDYYTAMFESIDVTLPREHKERINVEQHCLARDLVNIIACEGVERVERHELLGKWRSRFAMAGFTPYPLSSLVNGTIKKLLENYSDRYRLQERDGALYLGWMNRDLVASCAWK; encoded by the coding sequence ATGCAGGCATCAGAGCAGCATAGAAGTTCAAGTATGTACTATCAACCATTGCAGCAAATCGAAGCCTATTGCTTGCCACAATATCGAAATCTAAATCATCAGCTATACAACAATGATGGAGGCCAAGCAACTCAATTCTCGGCTCCAACTTCTTCTGACCTTTATTACTGCACTTTGGAGTCGTCCTCTGCAGCTGGAAGTTTCGCCGTTTACAACTCTCCTTCAACTGTTAGTTTCTCGCCTAACGATAGTCCAATGTCGCAGCAAGAATCTCAGTCTTATCCATCTGATAAGTATCATTCCCCTGACAATACCTATGGCTCGCCAATGAGTGGATCATGCATAACCGAAGATTTAAGTAGCTTCAAACACAAGCTTAGAGAGTTGGAAAGTGTAATGCTTGGTCCTGACTCTGATAATCTTGATAGTTACGACAGTGCTATCAGCAACGGAACCAATTTTGCTTCGCTTGAAATGGACAGTTGGAGACAAACTATGGTAGCAATTTCGAGCAAAAATCTAAAGCACATCCTTACTGCATGTGCCAAAGCAATAGCAGACAATGATTTGCTAATGGCGCAATGGTTGATGGACGAATTACGGCAGATGGTGTCGGTTTCTGGTGAACCGATTCAAAGATTGGGAGCATACATGTTGGAAGGACTCGTTGCACGGTTGTCTGCATCCGGGAGTTCAATCTACAAATCTTTAAGATGCAAAGAACCAGAAAGTGCCGAGCTTCTTTCTTACATGAACATACTTTACGAGGTTTGCCCTTACTTCAAATTTGGTTACATGTCTGCAAATGGAGCCATTGCAGAAGCCATGAAAAATGAAGCCAGAGTTCATATAATCGATTTCCAAATTGCTCAAGGAAGCCAATGGATTTCGTTGATTCAGGCTTTTGCAGCTAGGCCCGGGGGACCACCACACATCCGGATTACAGGTATTGATGATCCGACATCAGCTTATGCCCGTGGAGGTGGACTACATATAGTTGAAAAGAGGTTATCAAAGCTTGCTCGGCACTTCAAGGTGCCATTTGAGTTTCACGCTGCAGCTATCTCTGGTTGTGATGTTCAACTGCATAACCTTGCAGTTCGGCCAGGGGAAGCTCTGGCCGTAAATTTTGCATTCATGCTACATCACATGCCTGATGAGAGTGTCAGCACTCAGAATCATAGGGATAGGCTTTTAAGGTTGGTTAAGAGCCTATCCCCGAAAGTCGTGACACTTGTTGAGCAAGAATCTAACACAAACACTGCGGCATTCTTTCCACGTTTTCTCGAAACTATGGACTATTACACAGCAATGTTCGAGTCAATAGATGTGACTCTTCCGAGAGAGCATAAAGAGAGGATCAATGTTGAGCAGCATTGTTTGGCAAGAGATTTAGTTAACATCATAGCTTGTGAAGGGGTCGAGAGAGTGGAACGACACGAGCTGCTAGGGAAGTGGAGGTCAAGATTTGCAATGGCTGGTTTCACTCCTTACCCTCTGAGTTCTTTGGTGAATGGTACAATAAAGAAATTGCTTGAAAACTACAGTGATAGATATAGACTTCAAGAAAGAGATGGAGCTCTATATCTTGGTTGGATGAATAGAGATTTGGTTGCTTCTTGTGCTTGGAAATGA
- the LOC11423041 gene encoding splicing factor ESS-2 homolog, translating to MLQSPGHSPLHLSSPSPSPSISEFSIQNPKKSNSSVQHQKNHRHPTVLDEDTYAEALEKIIERDYFPDISKLRDRLDWLEAIKTGDPVQIRDAQLKIIERRRVGGGKVTPLHTVDSRISRTPGSTFVRNFTPLDEFDGKTPVVNGLGVGEGEKEDVGGVDTNLGLDQFLGRYTSEDNQSFSKILERVNRKRKERFGYLEDSVNSNANGDAVEDEKRDRITDGYGTSYQPPSTLEGWNYTAKNLLMYHPADRGEVPLTEEERAVRIKAATKEIDRVNTRFHGKMMDSRPKEDGTVEMLYTPVAGATPVPMSFRDADKLKKYDLEDLRKTPNPFYLESGKKADNGYSYVKTPSPAPGADESPFITWGEIEGTPLRLDMEDTPIDIGGSADGPHYRIPSAPARDAKAHSLSREAARNLRERSKKFCKPPLASPARGGSASPSMRTLSPAAQKFVRNAIAKSSSSVDETLRASYRGSTPALATPTRVRSVSRLGRDESTVSRSPSVRDGSNPPW from the coding sequence ATGCTTCAATCACCAGGTCACTCTCCACTCCATCTCTCATCACCATCACCTTCACCTTCAATTTCTGAATTTTCAatccaaaaccctaaaaaatctAATTCAAGTGTTCAACACCAGAAGAATCATCGCCACCCAACGGTTCTCGATGAAGATACATACGCTGAAGCTTTGGAGAAGATAATCGAGCGTGATTACTTTCCTGATATCTCAAAGCTTCGTGATCGACTTGATTGGCTTGAAGCGATAAAAACTGGTGATCCTGTTCAAATTCGTGATGCCCAGTTGAAGATTATCGAGCGTCGTCGTGTTGGCGGCGGAAAGGTAACACCTTTACATACTGTTGATTCTAGAATTTCGCGGACGCCGGGTTCGACTTTTGTTAGAAATTTTACCCCTTTAGATGAATTTGATGGTAAAACGCCTGTAGTGAATGGTTTAGGGGTTGGTGAGGGTGAGAAAGAGGATGTTGGTGGTGTGGATACGAATCTTGGGCTTGATCAGTTTTTGGGGAGGTATACAAGTGAGGATAATCAAAGTTTTTCGAAGATTTTGGAGAGAGTTAATAGGAAGAGGAAAGAGAGGTTTGGTTatttggaagatagtgtgaattCGAATGCGAATGGGGATGCTGTTGAGGATGAAAAGAGGGATAGGATAACTGATGGGTATGGTACTTCTTATCAACCTCCTAGTACGTTGGAAGGATGGAATTATACGGCGAAGAATTTGTTGATGTATCATCCTGCTGATCGGGGTGAGGTTCCATTGACTGAGGAGGAAAGGGCTGTTAGAATTAAAGCTGCCACGAAGGAGATTGATCGGGTGAATACCAGGTTTCATGGTAAAATGATGGATTCTAGGCCGAAAGAGGATGGAACAGTTGAGATGCTTTATACTCCTGTTGCCGGTGCTACTCCGGTGCCTATGTCTTTTAGAGATGCGGATAAGTTGAAGAAGTATGATTTGGAGGATTTGAGGAAGACTCCGAATCCGTTTTATTTGGAATCTGGGAAGAAAGCTGATAATGGTTATAGCTATGTTAAGACGCCATCTCCTGCACCGGGAGCTGATGAGTCTCCGTTTATTACTTGGGGAGAAATTGAAGGGACTCCGCTGAGGTTGGATATGGAGGATACGCCGATTGATATTGGTGGTAGTGCTGATGGACCTCATTATAGGATTCCTTCTGCACCGGCTAGAGATGCCAAGGCACACTCGCTTTCTAGGGAGGCTGCGCGGAATTTGAGGGAGAGGTCGAAGAAGTTCTGTAAACCCCCTTTGGCATCACCAGCTAGAGGTGGAAGTGCTAGTCCAAGCATGCGGACGCTTTCTCCTGCAGCTCAGAAGTTCGTTCGGAATGCAATTGCAAAGTCATCGTCTTCTGTTGACGAGACACTCCGTGCAAGTTACCGTGGTTCTACTCCTGCTTTGGCTACTCCTACAAGAGTTAGAAGTGTGTCGAGGCTTGGTCGAGACGAGAGCACAGTTTCCAGGTCTCCATCTGTTAGAGACGGCTCCAATCCTCCCTGGTGa
- the LOC11423747 gene encoding WRKY transcription factor SUSIBA2, whose protein sequence is MVLSQESADHNVSSDKVQQQVSPQREIALSQGIDDVAKNEVSDSDAMACDLVSSYSSPPEQHSQSPKTPSHELPPMQSGQDRPSIIRDKVTKDGYKWRKYGQKNVKGSEFKRSYYKCTYSDCPARKQFQLSHDGNYEDCSYIGQHNHPKPESNTVPPDTVSPVDRVLPVVEKGPPQSSFADVEGQENSSVEYESMPRQVTPLRFHPPSKVSRTDESKRLKKDNSNTDATGADVLTGESRVIVRTTSESGIVNDGYRWRKYGQKMVKGNTNPRNYYRCSSPGCPVKKHVEKSSQNTTTVITTYEGQHDHAPPTGRGVLDNTAVKLTPIRATILPNQSLESELNEEEQRNEDPSTKEDSISDAMIRDSSLKVPCRLSEHDTPSTTSVAEPAQS, encoded by the exons ATGGTTTTGTCACAAGAAAGTGCCGATCACAACGTTTCTTCTGATAAAGTACAGCAGCAAGTGAGTCCACAGAGGGAGATTGCATTGTCACAAGGGATTGATGATGTAGCTAAAAATGAAGTGTCGGATTCTGATGCTATGGCTTGTGACTTGGTATCGTCATACTCTTCACCGCCCGAGCAACATTCACAGAGCCCCAAGACTCCTTCACATGAATTGCCTCCGATGCAATCTGGTCAAGACAGACCCTCCATAATACGTGATAAGGTCACAAAAGATGGCTATAAATGGCGAAAGTATGGCCAGAAAAACGTTAAGGGGAGTGAATTTAAAAGGAGTTATTACAAATGTACTTATTCAGACTGCCCTGCAAGGAAGCAATTTCAGCTATCACATGATGGAAACTACGAAGATTGCAGTTACATCGGTCAGCATAATCATCCCAAACCTGAATCGAACACTGTACCACCGGACACCGTATCACCGGTTGATCGTGTTCTTCCTGTTGTTGAAAAGGGACCACCCCAATCCTCTTTTGCTGATGTGGAAGGTCAAG AAAATTCATCTGTTGAGTATGAATCTATGCCTCGACAGGTCACGCCTTTGCGTTTCCATCCACCTTCAAAAGTTTCGCGAACTGATGAGTCAAAGCGGCT GAAGAAAGACAATAGTAACACCGATGCGACTGGAGCTGATGTGTTAACTGGTGAATCTCGCGTTATTGTTCGAACTACAAGTGAGTCTGGAATTGTGAATGATGGGTATCGCTGGCGCAAATATGGTCAGAAAATGGTTAAAGGCAACACAAATCCAAG AAATTACTATCGATGCTCAAGTCCCGGATGCCCCGTAAAAAAGCATGTTGAGAAGTCCTCTCAAAACACAACAACTGTCATAACTACCTATGAGGGTCAACATGATCATGCACCTCCCACGGGAAGAGGTGTCCTTGATAATACAGCTGTAAAATTGACTCCAATTCGAGCGACCATCCTTCCTAACCAGAGTCTTGAAAGTGAATTAAACGAGGAAGAGCAACGAAATGAAGATCCTAGTACCAAAGAAGATTCTATCAGCGATGCCATGATACGTGATTCAAGTTTGAAAGTTCCATGCAGATTAAGTGAACATGACACTCCTAGTACAACATCTGTTGCAGAACCTGCCCAAAGTTGA